The proteins below are encoded in one region of Apium graveolens cultivar Ventura chromosome 4, ASM990537v1, whole genome shotgun sequence:
- the LOC141719661 gene encoding pseudo histidine-containing phosphotransfer protein 2-like: MDYNNLPAYLANARQLLFDEGHLNQKFIHLENTENECNKRGLVYRCVYIFLDHAEDAIKDMEEQLNNTVLDLRKLEDTINRFRSCINTLGAAHMLCKLNRLGQLVRNRSDTRSMKYALAELKLESDHFENEMDGYFLMLSMGEKYSYDVDSLINAGLLNPVTLHLRRR; the protein is encoded by the coding sequence ATGGACTACAACAACCTACCAGCATATCTTGCCAATGCTAGGCAACTTCTATTCGACGAGGGACACTTGAATCAAAAATTTATTCATTTGGAAAATACTGAAAATGAGTGCAACAAAAGAGGTTTGGTGTACAGGTGTGTATACATATTTCTTGATCACGCAGAAGACGCCATCAAAGACATGGAAGAACAACTGAATAACACAGTACTTGATTTACGAAAGCTGGAAGACACAATTAATCGGTTCCGGTCATGCATCAACACCCTTGGAGCTGCTCATATGCTGTGTAAGCTGAATCGTCTGGGACAGCTAGTGAGAAATAGAAGTGATACACGGAGCATGAAATATGCATTGGCAGAACTAAAACTCGAAAGTGACCATTTTGAGAATGAAATGGATGGTTACTTTCTGATGTTGTCCATGGGAGAAAAGTATTCGTATGATGTAGATTCACTGATAAATGCTGGGTTACTTAACCCCGTTACTCTTCATTTGAGGAGGCGTTAA